In Aestuariibaculum lutulentum, one DNA window encodes the following:
- the alaS gene encoding alanine--tRNA ligase → MKSQDIRSKFLSFFEEKKHTIVPSAPMVLKDDPTLMFINAGMAPFKEYFLGNAVPKSNRIADTQKCLRVSGKHNDLEEVGYDTYHHTLFEMLGNWSFGDYFKKEAIAWAWELLTEEFGVDKDILYVTVFEGDKEDGLGMDTEAYELWKQFVPEDRILMGNKKDNFWEMGDQGPCGPCSEIHVDIRSAAEKAKIAGKDLVNMDHPQVVEIWNLVFMQYNRKANGSLESLPDKHIDTGMGFERLCMVLQGKQSNYDTDVFTPIIREIEAITHKEYGKDEKTDIAIRVISDHVRAVAFAIADGQLPSNTGAGYVIRRILRRAVRYGFTFLDKKEPFIYRLVEVLAQKMGHAFPEIKSQKQIVENVIKEEENSFLRTLEQGLVLLNRIVDETKGDTVSGEKAFELYDTYGFPIDLTALILNEKGLKLDQEGFKVQLEKQKTRSRAASEMSTDDWTILYDDADEEFVGYDTLTANVKITRYRKVVSKKDGEMYQLVFNITPFYPEGGGQVGDKGYIEAANGDVTYILDTKKENNVIIHFAKELPEDVNGTFKAIVDDEERARTEANHSATHLLHQALREILGTHVEQKGSAVQSKSLRFDFSHFSKLTDEELRDVENFVNARIEGKLPLEEKRNIPKEEAIAEGAMSLFGEKYGDTVRAIRFGQSIELCGGTHVKNTSDIWHFKIVSEGAVAAGIRRIEAITHDAAKEFYFDNNQAYFEMKALLNNAQEPVKALQNLQDENAGLKKQIEALLKDKAKNVKGELKSELTEVNGVQFLAKQLDLDAAGIKDVAFEIGGEVDNLFLLLAAENDGKALLSCYISKNLVADKGLNAGQVVRDLGKYIQGGGGGQPFFATAGGKNPAGIQEALEKAKDFIA, encoded by the coding sequence ATGAAGTCACAAGATATTCGATCTAAGTTTTTAAGTTTTTTTGAAGAAAAAAAACACACAATTGTACCATCGGCACCTATGGTGTTAAAAGACGATCCAACCCTAATGTTTATCAATGCGGGTATGGCACCTTTTAAAGAGTATTTCTTAGGAAATGCCGTGCCTAAAAGCAATCGTATTGCCGACACACAAAAGTGTTTACGTGTTTCAGGAAAGCATAACGATTTAGAAGAAGTAGGGTACGATACCTATCACCATACCTTATTCGAAATGTTAGGAAACTGGAGTTTTGGTGATTACTTTAAAAAGGAGGCGATTGCTTGGGCTTGGGAGTTACTTACCGAAGAGTTTGGTGTCGATAAAGATATTTTATATGTAACCGTTTTTGAAGGTGATAAGGAAGATGGTCTAGGGATGGATACCGAAGCTTACGAGTTATGGAAGCAGTTTGTTCCTGAAGATCGTATTTTAATGGGGAACAAGAAGGATAACTTCTGGGAAATGGGAGACCAGGGACCATGCGGACCATGTAGCGAGATTCATGTAGATATTCGTTCGGCTGCAGAAAAGGCAAAAATAGCAGGTAAAGATTTAGTAAATATGGATCACCCGCAGGTGGTTGAAATCTGGAATCTGGTATTCATGCAATACAACCGTAAAGCGAATGGAAGCTTAGAAAGTCTTCCAGATAAACATATCGATACCGGAATGGGTTTTGAGCGTTTATGTATGGTTTTACAAGGAAAACAATCAAACTACGATACCGATGTGTTTACGCCAATTATTAGAGAGATTGAAGCCATTACACATAAAGAATACGGAAAAGATGAAAAAACCGATATTGCGATTCGAGTTATTTCAGATCACGTGCGTGCTGTAGCCTTTGCTATTGCAGATGGGCAGTTACCAAGCAATACAGGTGCGGGTTACGTAATTCGTAGAATTTTACGTCGTGCCGTGCGTTACGGATTCACTTTCCTAGATAAAAAAGAGCCATTTATTTACCGTTTGGTTGAGGTATTGGCTCAAAAAATGGGACATGCGTTCCCGGAGATTAAATCGCAAAAACAAATTGTTGAAAATGTTATTAAGGAAGAAGAAAATTCATTCTTAAGAACCTTAGAGCAAGGTTTAGTCTTATTAAACCGTATTGTTGATGAAACTAAAGGTGATACCGTTTCGGGTGAAAAAGCCTTCGAATTATACGATACTTATGGCTTTCCAATCGATTTAACCGCGCTTATTCTTAATGAAAAAGGTTTAAAGTTAGATCAGGAAGGATTCAAAGTTCAGCTTGAAAAACAAAAAACACGTTCACGTGCAGCGAGTGAAATGAGTACAGACGATTGGACAATTCTTTACGACGATGCCGATGAAGAATTTGTTGGGTATGATACACTTACTGCTAATGTGAAAATTACACGATACAGAAAAGTAGTGTCTAAAAAGGATGGGGAAATGTACCAGTTGGTATTCAACATTACACCATTTTATCCAGAAGGAGGAGGACAAGTTGGAGATAAAGGATATATTGAAGCGGCTAATGGAGATGTAACTTATATTTTAGATACAAAGAAGGAGAACAACGTTATTATTCATTTTGCAAAAGAACTTCCTGAAGATGTAAATGGTACTTTTAAAGCTATTGTAGATGATGAAGAACGTGCGCGTACCGAAGCTAATCACTCGGCAACGCACTTATTACATCAGGCCTTACGTGAAATATTAGGAACGCATGTAGAACAAAAAGGTAGTGCGGTACAAAGTAAATCATTACGTTTTGACTTTTCTCATTTTTCAAAATTAACTGATGAAGAGTTACGTGATGTTGAAAATTTTGTTAACGCGCGTATCGAAGGTAAATTGCCATTAGAAGAAAAACGAAATATTCCAAAGGAAGAAGCCATTGCAGAAGGTGCCATGAGTTTATTCGGAGAGAAGTACGGCGATACGGTTCGTGCGATTCGATTTGGACAATCTATCGAGCTTTGTGGGGGAACGCACGTAAAAAACACTTCAGATATCTGGCATTTTAAAATTGTTTCAGAAGGAGCTGTAGCGGCAGGTATTCGTCGTATAGAAGCTATTACTCACGATGCAGCAAAAGAATTTTATTTCGATAATAACCAAGCGTATTTCGAAATGAAGGCTTTACTTAACAATGCTCAGGAGCCGGTTAAAGCCTTACAGAATTTACAAGATGAAAATGCAGGTCTTAAAAAGCAAATTGAAGCCTTGTTAAAAGATAAAGCTAAGAATGTTAAGGGAGAGCTTAAAAGCGAATTAACCGAAGTTAACGGTGTTCAATTTTTAGCAAAGCAATTGGATCTGGATGCAGCAGGAATTAAAGATGTGGCGTTTGAAATAGGAGGCGAAGTTGATAATTTATTTTTATTGTTAGCAGCTGAAAACGATGGTAAAGCTTTATTGTCTTGTTATATTTCTAAAAATCTGGTAGCCGATAAAGGCTTAAATGCCGGTCAGGTAGTTAGAGATCTTGGTAAGTATATTCAAGGTGGTGGCGGTGGCCAGCCGTTCTTTGCAACTGCTGGAGGTAAAAACCCAGCAGGAATTCAGGAAGCCTTAGAAAAAGCTAAAGATTTTATTGCTTAA
- a CDS encoding GSCFA domain-containing protein, translating to MKFQTEIPLKQQTNNLIDYDSNLLLLGSCFVENIGKKFSYYKFKSLQNPFGILFNPKAIETLVNRAVHNKVYLESDLLFHNEQWHCFDAHSKLSHTSKGDLLKNLNEAIQQTHEQIYSTTHLIITLGTAWLYRFKETNAFVANCHKVPQRQFDKVLLTVEEVKVSLEEIKRMIKSVNPKANIIFTVSPVRHIKDGFVENAQSKAHLISAIHQLVNQENVFYFPSFEIMMDELRDYRFYNDDMLHPSSVAVDYIWEKFCSIWISKEAQKTMESVNEIQKGLQHKPFNPDSEAHKTFLGRLEIKKEEIQNKFNHIKF from the coding sequence ATGAAGTTCCAAACCGAAATACCATTAAAACAACAAACCAATAATCTGATAGATTATGATTCCAACCTATTATTGTTAGGTTCGTGTTTTGTTGAAAATATAGGAAAGAAATTTAGCTATTATAAATTTAAAAGTCTTCAAAATCCGTTTGGTATTTTGTTTAATCCCAAAGCCATTGAAACTTTAGTGAACAGAGCAGTTCATAATAAAGTTTATTTGGAGTCTGATTTGTTGTTTCATAATGAACAATGGCATTGTTTTGATGCGCATTCTAAATTAAGTCATACTTCAAAAGGAGATTTGCTAAAGAATTTGAATGAGGCAATCCAACAAACTCATGAACAGATTTATTCCACGACACATCTTATTATTACCTTAGGGACGGCGTGGTTGTATCGTTTTAAAGAAACGAATGCTTTTGTAGCGAATTGCCATAAAGTACCACAAAGGCAATTTGATAAAGTGTTGTTGACAGTTGAAGAGGTTAAAGTGTCTTTGGAGGAAATTAAAAGGATGATTAAGTCGGTTAACCCGAAAGCAAATATCATCTTTACAGTATCACCGGTACGTCACATAAAAGATGGTTTTGTTGAAAATGCACAAAGTAAGGCGCATCTCATTTCTGCCATTCATCAGTTGGTGAATCAGGAGAATGTGTTTTATTTTCCATCATTTGAAATCATGATGGACGAACTTCGCGATTACCGTTTTTATAACGACGATATGTTGCATCCAAGTTCGGTAGCTGTTGATTATATCTGGGAAAAATTTTGCAGTATCTGGATTTCAAAGGAAGCACAAAAAACGATGGAATCTGTAAATGAGATTCAAAAAGGACTTCAGCATAAACCATTTAATCCAGATTCTGAAGCGCATAAAACCTTTTTGGGACGTCTTGAAATTAAAAAAGAAGAGATTCAAAATAAATTTAATCACATAAAATTCTAA
- a CDS encoding DUF4230 domain-containing protein, whose translation MRKILLGVFITLFVLLVIKYCEDKRQEDITLKEHSALIEKEIKNVGKLVVTEGRFSEIYNYKNSKEILGDYFTSEKTALVVVNADVTVAYDLSKLEFKIDEKHKTLTILRIPEEEVKIYPDIEYYDVQFGFFNPFEAKDYNDIKSIINKTLQEKIEASEIKSNAKNRLVSELSKLYILTNSLGWTLQYDNTPIMKGDELKNLKL comes from the coding sequence ATGCGAAAAATATTATTAGGAGTCTTTATTACTCTATTCGTTTTACTGGTTATAAAATATTGTGAAGATAAGCGTCAGGAGGACATTACGCTTAAAGAGCATAGTGCCCTTATTGAAAAGGAAATTAAAAATGTCGGTAAACTGGTGGTTACCGAAGGGCGTTTTAGTGAAATTTACAACTACAAAAATTCCAAGGAAATATTAGGTGATTATTTTACTTCTGAAAAAACAGCATTGGTTGTTGTGAATGCCGATGTTACTGTGGCCTACGATTTAAGTAAACTGGAATTTAAAATTGATGAAAAACATAAAACCTTAACGATTTTACGTATTCCGGAAGAAGAAGTGAAAATTTATCCTGATATAGAATATTACGATGTTCAGTTTGGGTTTTTTAATCCTTTTGAAGCTAAAGATTATAATGATATTAAAAGTATAATAAACAAAACATTACAGGAGAAAATTGAAGCCTCAGAGATTAAATCTAATGCGAAAAACAGATTGGTAAGTGAATTATCTAAACTCTATATTTTAACTAATTCTTTGGGCTGGACTTTGCAATACGATAACACCCCCATAATGAAGGGCGATGAGCTGAAGAATTTGAAACTTTAG
- a CDS encoding enoyl-CoA hydratase/isomerase family protein: MNQAYVTLEVKNKVGYIEFYHPQHNAMPSDVLSELEETIVKAGNDETISVLVLKSGGDRTFCAGASFNELIAIEDAKTGEQFFSGFAKVINAMRKSPKLIIGRIQGKAVGGGVGLAAATDYCFATQFASVKLSELSIGIGPFVIEPAVTRRIGLNAMSQMTLNAETFFTSEWAKENGLFAEVFEDIIALDKAVESFAEKLAGYNPEALKQMKKVLWEHTENWDTLLSERAKISGTLVLSKFTKYTLQRFK, from the coding sequence ATGAATCAGGCTTACGTTACTTTAGAAGTTAAAAATAAAGTAGGATATATTGAATTTTATCATCCGCAGCACAATGCTATGCCCAGCGATGTGTTGTCTGAATTAGAAGAAACCATTGTAAAAGCAGGAAACGATGAAACTATTTCTGTACTGGTTTTAAAAAGTGGTGGTGACAGAACTTTTTGTGCGGGTGCCAGCTTTAACGAATTAATTGCAATTGAAGATGCCAAAACTGGTGAGCAGTTTTTTTCTGGTTTTGCTAAAGTTATTAATGCCATGCGAAAAAGTCCTAAGTTAATTATAGGGCGTATCCAAGGAAAAGCAGTTGGAGGTGGCGTCGGTTTGGCTGCTGCTACCGATTATTGCTTCGCAACCCAATTTGCATCCGTTAAGCTAAGTGAATTAAGTATTGGTATCGGACCGTTTGTTATTGAACCCGCTGTGACACGCCGAATTGGATTAAATGCCATGTCGCAGATGACCCTGAATGCGGAAACTTTTTTTACTTCGGAATGGGCTAAGGAAAACGGTCTTTTTGCAGAAGTTTTTGAAGATATTATCGCGTTAGATAAAGCTGTTGAAAGTTTCGCTGAAAAATTAGCAGGTTATAATCCGGAAGCCTTGAAGCAAATGAAAAAAGTACTTTGGGAACATACCGAAAACTGGGATACACTACTTAGCGAACGCGCCAAAATTAGCGGGACACTTGTTCTGAGTAAGTTCACCAAATATACTTTACAACGATTCAAATAA
- a CDS encoding aromatic amino acid hydroxylase encodes MTPNNVESNPILDRLPKHLLQYIKPQNYEHYSAIDQAVWRYVMRKNVDFLSSVAHKSYLEGLKQTGISIDSIPNMYGMNRILKDIGWAAVAVDGFIPPNAFMEFQAYNVLVIASDIRQLEHIEYTPAPDIIHEGAGHAPIIANPEYAEYLRRFGEIGCKAISSAKDYELYEAVRHLSIIKEAPNSSKEAITEAEQKVEDLQQNMGDPSEMALIRNLHWWTVEYGLIGSIENPKIYGAGLLSSIGESAWCMTDAVEKLPYTIEATYQDFDITKPQPQLYVTPNFAHLSLVLETFANTMALRKGGLMGVNKLITSNALGTIELSTGIQVSGIFTDVIEDNGLPIYIQTTGPSALAYREKELVGHGTLTHGKGFGSPIGKLKGINLAIEDMSPRDLKAYNIFEEEAVTLEFEGDIIVSGEIITGKRNLQGKIILISFKNCTVTHHSKVLFKPEWGVYDMAVGKSVVSAYSGPADLNSFDLITHKPTSETIHIKKTENQLKLESLYQQVRDYRDGKNKTISRTKVLDELIEHFPTDWLLPVELYELAFKGNETLLCERILNHLEHIKQNKPQVGKLIDDGLEIIKNTVKV; translated from the coding sequence ATGACACCAAACAATGTGGAATCTAATCCTATTTTAGATCGTCTACCAAAACATCTTTTACAGTATATAAAACCCCAGAATTACGAGCATTATTCTGCGATCGACCAGGCTGTTTGGCGCTACGTGATGCGTAAAAATGTAGACTTCTTAAGTTCGGTAGCGCATAAATCGTATTTAGAAGGTTTAAAACAAACCGGCATTTCTATCGATAGTATACCGAACATGTACGGCATGAACCGCATTTTAAAAGACATTGGCTGGGCTGCCGTAGCTGTAGATGGCTTTATCCCTCCTAATGCGTTTATGGAATTTCAGGCATACAATGTTCTGGTTATTGCAAGTGACATTAGACAATTAGAACATATTGAATATACACCTGCTCCCGATATTATTCATGAAGGTGCAGGGCACGCTCCCATTATTGCAAATCCGGAATATGCTGAATATTTACGCCGATTTGGAGAAATTGGCTGCAAAGCGATTTCTTCGGCTAAAGATTATGAACTTTATGAAGCCGTTAGACATCTATCCATAATAAAGGAGGCACCTAATTCTTCAAAAGAAGCGATTACTGAAGCAGAACAAAAAGTAGAAGATTTACAGCAAAACATGGGTGACCCCAGTGAAATGGCACTCATTAGAAATCTACATTGGTGGACCGTTGAGTATGGCTTAATCGGCTCGATTGAAAATCCAAAAATTTATGGCGCCGGACTCTTATCATCTATTGGTGAAAGTGCCTGGTGTATGACAGATGCTGTAGAAAAACTACCGTATACCATTGAAGCTACGTATCAGGATTTCGATATTACCAAACCGCAACCTCAACTTTATGTAACGCCAAATTTTGCGCATTTAAGTCTGGTTTTAGAAACCTTTGCCAACACTATGGCATTACGTAAAGGCGGACTCATGGGTGTTAATAAATTAATTACTTCAAACGCATTAGGAACTATAGAATTAAGCACCGGCATACAAGTTTCAGGAATATTTACTGATGTCATTGAAGACAATGGCTTACCAATTTACATTCAAACTACAGGTCCTTCGGCTCTAGCCTATCGAGAAAAAGAGCTGGTTGGTCATGGTACACTTACCCATGGCAAAGGATTTGGTTCTCCTATTGGAAAACTGAAAGGCATCAATCTCGCTATTGAAGATATGAGCCCTAGAGATTTAAAAGCTTATAATATTTTTGAAGAAGAAGCCGTAACACTTGAATTTGAAGGCGATATTATTGTTTCGGGTGAAATCATTACCGGCAAACGAAACCTTCAAGGTAAAATCATTCTCATTAGTTTTAAAAACTGTACCGTAACACATCACAGTAAAGTATTATTTAAACCGGAATGGGGCGTTTACGATATGGCGGTTGGTAAATCGGTAGTTTCTGCATATTCTGGTCCTGCCGACCTAAACAGTTTCGATTTAATTACGCATAAACCAACTTCTGAGACTATTCATATTAAAAAAACAGAAAATCAATTAAAATTAGAATCACTTTATCAACAAGTTAGAGATTACCGCGACGGTAAAAACAAAACTATTTCACGAACTAAGGTACTCGATGAACTTATTGAGCATTTCCCAACGGATTGGTTACTTCCTGTTGAGTTATATGAATTGGCTTTCAAAGGCAATGAAACGCTATTATGCGAACGCATACTAAATCACTTGGAACATATAAAACAAAACAAACCCCAAGTTGGCAAACTCATTGATGATGGTCTGGAAATTATTAAGAATACAGTAAAAGTATAA
- a CDS encoding DUF4136 domain-containing protein, giving the protein MKHVLKIAPILALLFVVTSCSSIKVATDYDKNANFTTYKTFAFYKTGIDKAEINDLDKRRILRAIEAELLAKGFTKSENPDLLVSLFTKSNQRVDVYNNAWGYGAWGWGGWGPYGAGFGPGWGWGWNQPTATTSTEGVLYIDLIDANKKELVWQGMGTGYLTQNMEKKEALIKEFVAEILAEYPPGQKK; this is encoded by the coding sequence ATGAAACATGTACTTAAAATTGCTCCGATTTTGGCACTTCTCTTTGTTGTAACCTCATGTAGCTCGATTAAAGTTGCTACAGATTACGATAAGAATGCCAATTTTACTACGTATAAAACATTTGCCTTTTACAAAACGGGTATCGATAAAGCTGAAATTAACGATTTAGACAAACGCCGAATTTTACGCGCCATTGAAGCCGAGCTATTAGCAAAAGGCTTCACAAAATCTGAAAATCCTGATTTATTAGTTAGCCTATTTACAAAATCTAACCAACGTGTCGATGTTTACAATAACGCCTGGGGCTATGGTGCCTGGGGTTGGGGCGGCTGGGGTCCTTATGGCGCAGGTTTTGGTCCAGGTTGGGGCTGGGGTTGGAATCAGCCAACGGCAACTACTAGTACAGAAGGTGTTTTATATATTGACCTAATAGATGCTAACAAAAAGGAACTGGTTTGGCAAGGCATGGGAACTGGCTACCTAACACAAAATATGGAAAAGAAAGAAGCCCTTATAAAAGAGTTTGTAGCAGAGATATTAGCTGAATATCCTCCGGGACAAAAAAAATAA
- a CDS encoding DUF5522 domain-containing protein: MKKIIPIEEGDYYLTPEGYRCFTEQYHLKRGYCCESGCRHCPYGFNAKTNKQER, from the coding sequence ATGAAAAAGATAATACCTATTGAAGAAGGCGATTATTACCTAACCCCGGAAGGCTATCGTTGTTTTACTGAACAATACCATTTAAAACGTGGCTATTGCTGCGAAAGTGGTTGCAGACATTGTCCGTATGGGTTTAATGCTAAAACCAACAAACAAGAACGCTAA
- a CDS encoding 1-aminocyclopropane-1-carboxylate deaminase/D-cysteine desulfhydrase, translating into MIFQLDQSVNQKVNLPNVLGIEVFIKREDRIHDFVSGNKYRKLKYNILEADKLGFKTLLTFGGAFSNHIAAVASAGKVCRFKSIGIIRGEELESKIEDNPTLKFAKSCGMQFEFVSREAYREKTSEDFINQLKEKFGAFYLVPEGGTNIQAVKGCEEILTEEDDMFDYVCCPVGTGGTISGLINCSKPGQQVLGFPALKGDFLKEDISKFVSKSNWKLITDYHFGGYAKINQELVHFINVFKEQNQIPLDPVYTGKMMFGIQELINQGYFPEGAKILVIHTGGLQGISGMNAVLKKKHLPLIEI; encoded by the coding sequence ATGATATTTCAATTAGATCAAAGCGTCAATCAGAAAGTAAATCTTCCTAATGTACTAGGAATAGAAGTGTTTATAAAACGCGAAGACCGGATTCATGATTTTGTATCCGGGAATAAATATCGCAAACTAAAATACAATATTCTTGAAGCTGATAAGTTAGGATTTAAAACGCTGTTGACTTTTGGAGGGGCGTTTTCAAATCATATTGCTGCAGTGGCTTCGGCTGGAAAAGTTTGCAGATTTAAAAGTATTGGCATAATCCGAGGGGAAGAATTAGAGTCTAAAATTGAAGATAATCCTACCTTAAAATTTGCAAAATCTTGCGGTATGCAATTTGAATTTGTAAGTCGTGAAGCATATAGGGAAAAGACTTCTGAAGACTTTATTAATCAGTTAAAGGAGAAATTCGGAGCCTTTTATTTGGTGCCTGAAGGAGGAACCAATATTCAGGCAGTAAAAGGCTGTGAAGAAATTTTAACTGAAGAGGACGATATGTTCGATTATGTCTGTTGTCCTGTTGGTACGGGAGGAACTATTTCTGGATTGATAAATTGTTCAAAACCTGGTCAACAAGTTTTAGGATTTCCCGCTTTAAAAGGCGATTTTTTAAAGGAAGATATTAGTAAATTTGTGTCGAAATCCAACTGGAAATTAATAACCGATTACCATTTTGGAGGTTATGCTAAGATTAATCAGGAATTGGTGCATTTTATAAATGTGTTCAAAGAGCAAAATCAGATCCCTTTAGATCCTGTTTATACTGGAAAAATGATGTTTGGTATTCAGGAATTAATAAATCAGGGCTATTTTCCTGAGGGAGCAAAAATATTAGTCATTCATACCGGAGGCTTACAAGGTATTTCAGGGATGAATGCGGTTTTAAAAAAGAAACATTTACCATTAATAGAAATATAA
- a CDS encoding glucosaminidase domain-containing protein — MNKFWVVLSLLAVLTSCKTKKVATTTKRTKPTTERVVVRERETNTKPVETKPVEETKVYASATEKYIDTYKDVAKTEMQLYNIPASITLAQGILESGSGNGRLSVEANNHFGIKCHEWTGARIYHDDDKDQECFRKYVDAKYSFRDHSLFLTERKRYADLFKQKAGDYKAWARGLKAAGYATDRKYPDKLISLIERYDLHKYDEEVLGTAYERIDYSKEDVQNNNTVHTVLKGDTLYSISKRYNTTVQNIQRLNGLNGTNISIGQELLISTN; from the coding sequence ATGAATAAATTTTGGGTTGTATTATCTCTGTTAGCTGTACTAACAAGTTGTAAAACTAAAAAAGTAGCCACGACAACAAAACGAACAAAACCAACTACCGAGCGGGTTGTAGTTCGAGAACGTGAAACTAACACAAAACCTGTTGAAACAAAACCAGTTGAGGAAACTAAGGTTTATGCCAGTGCTACCGAAAAATATATTGATACTTATAAAGATGTTGCTAAAACCGAAATGCAACTGTATAATATTCCGGCGAGTATTACCTTGGCTCAAGGTATATTAGAGTCTGGGTCAGGAAACGGACGTTTGTCAGTTGAAGCTAATAACCACTTCGGAATAAAATGTCATGAGTGGACGGGTGCCAGAATTTATCACGATGACGATAAAGATCAGGAATGTTTCAGAAAATATGTTGATGCTAAATATTCTTTTAGAGATCACTCGTTATTCCTAACGGAAAGAAAACGTTACGCTGATTTATTCAAACAAAAAGCTGGTGATTATAAAGCATGGGCTCGCGGACTTAAAGCAGCGGGTTATGCGACCGATAGAAAGTATCCTGATAAATTAATCAGTTTAATCGAGCGTTACGATTTACATAAATACGACGAAGAAGTTTTAGGGACAGCTTACGAACGCATCGATTATTCAAAAGAAGACGTACAAAACAACAATACCGTTCATACCGTACTTAAAGGAGATACACTGTATTCCATTTCTAAACGATATAATACGACGGTGCAAAATATTCAGCGATTAAACGGGTTAAACGGAACCAATATTAGTATTGGTCAGGAATTGCTGATTTCAACAAATTAA
- the hemL gene encoding glutamate-1-semialdehyde 2,1-aminomutase has translation MIYKRSSALFAEAEKVIPGGVNSPVRAFKGVGGTPIFVKEAKGAYLYDEDGNKLIDYINSWGPMILGHAYQPVVDAVVEKAKKGTSFGMPTEIETEIAELAVSMVPNIDKIRFVNSGTEACMSAVRLARGFTGKDKIVKFAGCYHGHSDSFLIQAGSGASTFGTPNSPGVTQGTAKDTLLAHYNDIDNVKELIAANPNEIACIIIEPVAGNMGCVPPQNDFLQKLRTVCDENNILLIFDEVMTGFRLAKGGAQELFGIKADIVCFGKVIGGGLPVGAFAARNEIMNHLAPLGPVYQAGTLSGNPLAMAAGLAMLTALNEEPEIFNRLAEKTEYLHKGIAKVLSDNNITHTINRVGSMISVHFDEAEVVDFTTAAKGNNDTFKKFFHGLLNEGVYIAPSAFETWFITDALSYDDLDFTINAVNKVAKGL, from the coding sequence ATGATTTATAAACGCAGTAGCGCATTATTTGCCGAAGCAGAAAAGGTAATTCCCGGAGGTGTTAATTCACCGGTAAGAGCTTTTAAGGGTGTTGGAGGAACGCCTATTTTTGTAAAAGAAGCTAAAGGTGCGTATTTGTATGATGAAGATGGTAATAAACTTATAGACTATATAAATTCCTGGGGACCTATGATTTTAGGTCACGCTTATCAACCGGTTGTTGATGCTGTTGTTGAAAAAGCAAAAAAGGGAACTTCTTTTGGCATGCCAACCGAAATTGAAACAGAAATTGCAGAATTGGCTGTTTCTATGGTGCCAAATATTGATAAAATTAGATTTGTAAATTCAGGAACCGAGGCTTGTATGAGTGCCGTAAGATTGGCTCGCGGATTTACAGGAAAAGATAAGATTGTAAAATTTGCTGGTTGTTATCATGGTCACAGTGATTCGTTTTTAATTCAGGCGGGTAGTGGAGCCAGTACGTTTGGTACACCAAATAGTCCAGGAGTAACTCAAGGCACTGCAAAAGATACCCTGTTAGCTCATTATAATGATATTGATAACGTAAAGGAATTAATTGCTGCCAATCCAAACGAGATTGCTTGTATTATTATTGAGCCAGTTGCCGGAAATATGGGCTGTGTTCCTCCTCAAAATGACTTTTTACAAAAATTAAGAACAGTTTGTGATGAGAACAATATCTTGTTAATTTTTGATGAGGTCATGACCGGTTTCCGTTTAGCTAAAGGTGGAGCTCAGGAATTATTTGGAATTAAAGCCGATATCGTTTGTTTTGGAAAGGTAATTGGTGGTGGTTTACCTGTTGGAGCTTTTGCTGCCAGAAATGAAATTATGAATCATTTAGCGCCTCTTGGACCCGTATATCAGGCAGGAACATTAAGTGGAAACCCATTAGCAATGGCCGCAGGTTTAGCGATGTTAACAGCATTGAATGAAGAGCCTGAAATTTTCAACCGTTTAGCAGAAAAAACTGAATATTTGCACAAAGGCATTGCTAAGGTCTTATCAGATAATAATATTACTCATACTATAAATCGTGTTGGATCGATGATTTCCGTTCATTTTGATGAAGCTGAGGTAGTCGATTTTACAACGGCGGCTAAAGGAAATAACGACACCTTTAAAAAGTTCTTCCACGGTTTATTAAACGAAGGCGTTTATATTGCACCAAGTGCTTTTGAAACCTGGTTTATTACTGATGCTTTATCTTATGATGATTTAGATTTTACCATTAATGCGGTAAATAAAGTTGCAAAAGGCTTATAA